Proteins encoded together in one Labrus bergylta chromosome 20, fLabBer1.1, whole genome shotgun sequence window:
- the svila gene encoding supervillin a isoform X7 → MYRNPWISNYLTHVKFCSQGLGSETPIKLSNPRLLKKRALSFQKEFTFDEKDDPAKSTKDIDVSLLANLPKVSELRKRFEGGITTSSSDWEMNRKERIARRLEGIEGEVHPSLLPSLVANRLLEEDTPRYTRASDPFEPCGVTVQRYGMEGFEPQEMQLTAPERQSRARVRPDPQSSILTEPVFTSGSTNDTPELESKAERIARYKAERRRQLAERYGISLDQEPDSDCPSRYTRTRKDSDGSEMRGRGGSLGEEGRDVTLSTYTSTSATSPRAGRTAPQHVHPDQGYEMGRTRVDSFSERERLMNLENQRRAAPPEPPSSSSYMDVTAMSSAARVPTKDFPVTGIPPSSPKLSRQHSLTSLKHGASPGDLFIDQQSHSILSRQGLRVRERLSREDGRQRSPELEAPSYRRQFQHQTQTQTSKHYHPDQPSTQQVYAHPHHHPPTQPSRHGQPGGQEVGSYPSYLSMASGPTSKAGQQQTQEEETEESEDVKTEGLLTSRKAVLPSEIRRRERSTEDPRRGRREEELGMSRVHSLNHSREVEAEDGHRGRVRRDEKERLQASEGRNREQENAIYVQKGISATHIQPRVPHPGPEGSTSSTALSRSVSDAVDPRRPSQRKLQHQAYDPREVREGEGLGNQEGHQDTRVSVAQLRHSYMESTTTPPSRRRNELEVECERELVGYNVPWRGERDRGRRPRQYICPGESRKTSERFRTQPITSAERQETDRSCVSSDIASTEADEEKVDELAKMSVAAKRSLFRELEKSIDGGAPKSRSRNAAVDRRLRRTQDRSRTQPITTEEVVIAATVPAHVPHAVSVHTSVARVPSPTLVYSTVPSYSLQASAQQSSSAREQAREARRARETQEVQVSKPVSVTEEKDHQKIQSHSKDQVSKPVSTMVVKDEERSQSDSNSKAQGPDEPDLCTLSLAEKMALFNRLAQPPTRVTRARGDARQRRANARYQTQPITLGDLEQESSDIDTSDEQELCDSPVEHRQLQNGTSSGYRHLPTSSSASVLKAGGTVSTDHAGDIHITRAAPRVEPLPPSHDRPLPPRQPDVPALRPQESTDHQRSRTLSVGEDGANLGGGKRKLPSPERAVRQAPLPQPQTGGESREEGEEEQRLTTWGGERAVQSSDSRIFHEWQESYQREGNYIDSQKNRAISGELHESSVVTSRAAVCQPPPVADTQADSSGHTAGLVEPEDGEELSDMMMAKTMSIRDRVALLKKSGEQDWRNRINKKQDVAKVAVGDQQAELWEVEQSLKKKEDEALMMIDEFAVSDQLWEPVFASALSPPPEPPFLTPSPDESASQVIRSPRPSHVDERHPWRRKRLAECEMESQSIEAHMSIQERKQLIVSQEESWKSKGHGAANDSTQFTVAARMVKKGLTSTSAMQSPPASSKPKNSSLAISKPQEEIKAMPDLNLESDMKLDKLESFLGKINSKVSGLPEATITVTEKKVKEVMTLEDETFSKFYRQIDELPVTTNKVEIDDDFDAIFGPQVPKLTSEMVQHKRAVRPARNVQSSRNPLKMLAAREDIRYEYTEQRLNIGLLESKRMKAEKMSKNSGLSDVALAGLASKENFSNVNLRSVNISEQMSNNSAVPYKKLMLLQVKGRRHVQTRLVEPRTSSLNSGDCFLLITPHHCFVWTGEFANVIEKNKAAELANFIQSKRDLGCRANYVQVIEEAVNAQSQAAKDFWKILGGQSSFQSAGTPDEDELYEGAIVETNCIYRLMDDKLVPDDDFWAKMPRCSLLNPKEVLVFDFGSEMYIWHGKEVTLAQRKVAFQLAKHLWNGTFDYTNCDINPLDPGECNPLIPKKGQGRPDWAVFGRLTQHNETTLFKEKFLDWSDSRKTPSPTRNSNDQVTDQKEQSASEQPHALDASLMLPLPQGPICTKLDGFNVGRGYGLVEAEDWRSYEISTLGVEVWHILEFDYSRLPLQSIGQFHEGDTYVMKWKYMVSAAVGRRQNPEQQKTAGPGKEKCCYFFWQGRNSTVSEKGTSALMTVELDEERGAQVQVLQGKEPPCFLQCFKGGMVVHSGRREEEEENLQNDWRLYCVRGEVEVEGHLLEVACHCSSLRSRVSMVLLSVSQALIYLWHGCKTQAHSKEVARTAANKIKEHCPLEAGLHSSSKVTIREFDEGTEPAGFWEPLGRRDRKVYDCMLQDPGRFNFTPRLYQLSSSSGEFSAVEFLYPAREPKKVNSMPFLQEDLYAASQPALFLVDNHHEVYLWQGWWPQDSESTGSARMRWDSDRKCAMETVLQYCREKNEKKPPKAYLIHAGLEPLTFTNMFPSWEHREDIAEITEREAEVCNQIILVEDVLARLCKTMYPLSDLLARPLPEGVDPLRLEVYLSDEDFESVGAYGKKALEMSREEYGGLPAWKQVKLKKAKGLF, encoded by the exons CTTCCAGAAAGAATTTACCTTTGACGAAAAAGACGACCCAGCCAAAAGCACTAAGGATATAGATGTTAGTCTCTTGGCCAATCTCCCGAAAG tCTCTGAATTGAGGAAACGATTTGAAGGAGGAATAACCACAAGCTCAAGTGATTGGGAAATGAACAG AAAGGAGCGTATCGCTCGGAGGTTGGAGGGCATAGAAGGCGAGGTGCACCCGTCTCTGCTGCCTAGCTTAGTGGCCAATCGCCTTCTGGAGGAGGACACACCACGATACACCCGGGCATCTGACCCCTTTGAGCCCTGTGGTG TTACAGTACAGCGCTATGGCATGGAGGGATTTGAACCCCAAGAAATGCAGCTGACGGCTCCAGAGCGACAGTCCAGAGCCCGAGTCAGACCTGACCCTCAGTCCTCCATCCTTACAGAGCCTGTCTTTACCTCAGGCTCCACCAACGACACCCCGGAGCTTGAGTCCAAGGCTGAACGCATCGCCCGCTACAAAGCAGAGCGGCGACGACAACTGGCTGAGCGCTATGGCATCTCTTTGGATCAGGAGCCAGACTCGGACTGTCCCTCTCGCTACACTCGCACCCGCAAGGATTCTGACGGATCAGAGATGAGGGGCAGAGGAGGGTCACtgggggaggaagggagggatgTCACCCTGAGTACTTACACCAGTACCTCTGCCACCAGTCCAAGGGCTGGGCGCACAGCACCACAGCATGTCCACCCAGACCAGGGTTATGAGATGGGTCGGACCAGGGTGGACTCGTtctcagagagggagagattgaTGAATCTGGAGAATCAACGCAGAGCGGCCCCTCCTGAGCCACCATCCTCTTCCTCATACATGGATGTGACAGCAATGTCCTCAGCTGCTAGGGTCCCCACCAAGGACTTCCCAGTCACTGGGATACCACCCAGTTCTCCCAAGCTGAGCAGGCAGCACTCGCTCACCTCACTTAAACATGGTGCATCTCCTGGTGACCTCTTCATTGATCAGCAGTCCCACAGCATCCTCAGCAGACAAGG ACTCAGAGTTAGGGAGAGGCTTTCCAGGGAGGACGGTCGCCAGAGGAGCCCAGAGCTGGAAGCCCCATCTTACCGCAGACAGTTTCAACACCAAACCCAAACCCAAACCTCTAAACACTACCACCCAGACCAACCAAGCACCCAACAAGTTTATGCTCACCCCCACCATCATCCCCCAACTCAGCCTTCCCGCCATGGGCAACCAGGAGGGCAAGAAGTTGGCAGTTATCCCAGTTACCTATCCATGGCCTCTGGTCCTACATCCAAAGCTGGGCAGCAACAGACCCAAGAAGAAGAGACCGAAGAGTCCGAGGATGTGAAAACAGAGGGCCTTCTGACAAGTAGAAAAGCAGTGCTGCCCTCCGAGATCCGCCGGAGAGAACGGAGCACAGAGGACCCtcggagaggaaggagggaagaggaaTTAGGGATGTCCAGGGTGCATAGTCTAAACCATTCAAGGGAGGTTGAAGCAGAAGATggacacagagggagagtcAGGAGGGATGAAAAAGAGCGTCTGCAAGCATCAGAGGGCAGAAACAGAGAACAGGAAAATGCCATCTATGTTCAAAAAGGGATTTCTGCCACCCACATCCAGCCAAGAGTGCCACATCCTGGTCCAGAAGGCTCCACCTCCAGCACAGCCCTGAGCCGCTCAGTATCGGATGCAGTGGATCCACGAAGGCCAAGTCAGAGAAAGTTGCAGCACCAGGCCTATGACCCCCGAGAGGTCAGAGAGGGGGAAGGTCTCGGTAACCAAGAGGGTCACCAGGACACTCGGGTGTCTGTTGCCCAGCTCAGACACTCCTACATGGAGAGCACCACCACCCCACCAAGCAGGCGCAGGAATGAGCT TGAAGTTGAGTGTGAAAGGGAACTCGTGGGCTACAATGTCCCATGGAGAGGGGAAAGGGACAGGGGGCGCAGGCCCAGGCAGTATATCTGTCCTGGGGAGAGTAGAAAGACCTCAGAGAGGTTTAGGACGCAGCCCATCACTTCTGCTGAGCGACAGGAGACTGATAG GTCCTGTGTGAGTTCAGATATCGCTTCTACTGAAG CCGATGAAGAAAAGGTAGACGAACTGGCCAAGATGAGCGTAGCAGCCAAGCGCTCCCTCTTCAGG GAGTTGGAGAAGAGCATCGATGGAGGAGCCCCTAAATCACGGTCCAGGAATGCTGCAGTGGACAGGAGACTAAGAAGGACACAAGACCGATCCAGAACTCAGCCGATCACCACCGAGGAAGTCGTCATTGCTGCCAC CGTCCCCGCTCACGTGCCCCACGCGGTGTCTGTTCACACCTCTGTAGCACGCGTCCCTAGCCCGACCTTAGTTTACAGCACTGTCCCCTCATACAG CCTGCAGGCATCTGCACAGCAGAGCTCCTCCGCCCGGGAGCAGGCACGGGAGGCCCGGCGTGCTCGGGAAACCCAGGAGGTCCAGGTCTCCAAACCAGTTTCTGTGACGGAAGAAAAAGACCATCAGAAGATCCAGAGTCATAGCAAGGACCAGGTATCTAAACCGGTGTCCACAATGGTGGTAAAAGACGAGGAGAGGAGTCAGAGTGATAGTAACAGCAAGGCTCAGGGTCCGGACGAGCCTGATCtttgcaccctcagcctggcaGAAAAGATGGCGCTGTTCAACCGGCTTGCTCAGCCTCCCACCAGGGTGACCCGCGCCAGAGGGGACGCACGCCAGCGCAGGGCCAACGCTCGCTACCAGACTCAACCCATCACACTGGGAGATCTGGAGCAG GAGTCTTCAGACATAGACACCAGTGATGAACAGGAGCTCTGCGACAGCCCCGTAGAGCACCGACAA CTTCAAAACGGTACTTCCTCCGGGTACAGGCACCTCCCTACCTCATCATCCGCCTCTGTTCTGAAGGCTGGAGGCACCGTCTCCACCGACCACGCTGGAGACATCCACATAACCAGAGCAGCACCCAGAGTCGAACCCCTCCCTCCTAGCCATGACAGGCCTCTGCCTCCTCGCCAGCCAGACGTCCCAGCACTGAGACCCCAGGAGTCGACAGATCACCAGAGGTCCAGGACTTTATCGGTGGGTGAAGACGGAGCGAATCtgggaggaggaaagaggaagcTGCCTTCTCCTGAGAGGGCAGTAAGGCAGGCCCCTTTGCCCCAGCctcagactggaggagagagtagagaggagggggaagaggagcaGCGGCTGACCACTTGGGGTGGAGAGAGAGCCGTGCAGAGCTCGGACAGCCGCATATTCCACGAGTGGCAGGAGTCGTATCAGAGAGAGGGAAACTATATAGACAGCCAGAAGAACAGAGCCATCAGTGGAG AGCTGCATGAGTCCAGTGTGGTAACGTCCAGAGCAGCAGTGTGTCAGCCTCCTCCAGTGGCAGACACTCAGGCAGACAGCAGCGGACACACAGCCGGCCTAGTGGAGCCCGAAGACGGAGAAGAACTGAGCGACATGATGATGGCCAAAACCATGTCCATTAGAGACAG AGTGGCCCTGTTGAAGAAGAGCGGCGAGCAGGACTGGAGGAACAGGATCAATAAGAAACAGGATGTGGCAAAGGTTGCCGTGGGTGACCAGCAGGCTGAGCTCTGGGAGGTGGAGCAGAGCCTCAAGAAGAAG GAGGATGAAGCTCTGATGATGATCGATGAGTTTGCTGTGTCCGACCAGCTTTGG GAGCCAGTCTTtgcctctgctctctctcctcctcctgagccTCCTTTCCTAACTCCTTCCCCTGATGAGTCAGCCAGCCAG GTCATCAGATCACCCAGGCCCTCGCATGTGGATGAGCGACACCCCTGGAGAAGGAAG CGGCTAGCTGAGTGTGAGATGGAGAGCCAGAGCATCGAGGCTCACATGTCCATTCAGGAGAGGAAACAGCTCATAGTCTCCCAAGAGGAGTCCTGGAAGAGTAAAGGCCACGGGGCTGCCAACGACTCCACGCAGTTCACTGTGGCTGCACGCATGGTGAAGAAAG GGTTAACCTCCACCTCAGCTATGCAGTCTCCGCCAGCATCGTCCAAACCCAAGAACAGCAGCCTGGCCATCTCCAAACCACAGGAAG AGATCAAGGCCATGCCAGACCTGAACCTGGAGTCCGACATGAAGCTGGATAAACTGGAGTCATTCCTTGGCAAGATCAACAGTAAAG TGTCTGGACTGCCGGAAGCAACCATCACAGTAACAGAGAAGAAAGTAAAGGAAGTGATGACCCTCGAAGATGAAACTTTCTCTAAGTTTTACCGACAAATTGATGAACTCCCCGTCACCACCAACAAGGTGGAGATAGACGACGACTTTGATGCCATCTTTGGTCCCCAGGTGCCAAA GCTGACCTCAGAGATGGTGCAGCACAAGCGAGCAGTGCGCCCGGCACGTAACGTCCAGTCATCGAGGAACCCTCTAAAGATGCTAGCTGCCAGGGAGGACATCAGATACGAGTACACGGAGCAGAGGCTCAACATCGGCCTGCTGGAGAGCAAGAGGATGAAGGCTGAGAAGA TGAGTAAAAACTCGGGGCTCTCGGATGTGGCTCTTGCCGGTCTGGCCAGCAAGGAGAACTTCAGCAACGTCAACCTGCGCAGCGTCAACATCTCCGAGCAGATGTCCAATAACAGCGCCGTGCCTTACAAGAAACTCATGCTCTTGCAGGTCAAAG GTCGACGGCACGTCCAGACCAGACTAGTGGAGCCCAGAACGTCCTCACTGAACAGCGGTGATTGTTTCCTGCTCATTACGCCGCACCACTGCTTCGTTTGGACCGGAGAGTTCGCAAACGTCATCGAGAAGAACAAG GCTGCAGAGTTAGCAAACTTTATCCAGAGCAAGAGAGATTTGGGTTGCCGTGCCAACTATGTCCAGGTCATCGAGGAGGCCGTCAACGCTCAAAGCCAAGCTGCAAAGGATTTCTGGAAGATCCTTGGAGGGCAGTCGAGCTTCCAGT CTGCAGGAACTCCAGATGAAGACGAGTTGTACGAGGGAGCCATCGTGGAGACAAACTGTATTTACCGCCTGATGGATGACAAACTGGTCCCAGATGATGATTTCTGGGCCAAGATGCCCCGTTGTTCCCTGCTCAACCCCAAGGAG gTTCTAGTGTTTGATTTTGGAAGTGAGATGTACATCTGGCATGGAAAGGAAGTGACGCTCGCACAGAGGAAGGTGGCCTTCCAGCTGGCCAAGCACCTGTGGAACGGCACCTTTGACTACACAAACTGTGACATCAACCCACTCGACCCTGGGGAGTGTAACCCACTCATACCCAA AAAAGGTCAGGGCCGACCTGACTGGGCCGTGTTTGGCAGACTGACGCAACACAATGAAACCACTTTGTTCAAAGAGAAGTTCCTGGACTGGAGCGACTCCAGGAAAACACCCAGTCCTACAAGAAACTCCAACGATCAAGTCACTGATCAGAAG GAGCAGTCCGCCTCTGAACAGCCACATGCGTTGGATGCCTCCCTGATGCTGCCCCTCCCTCAGGGGCCCATCTGCACCAAACTGGACGGGTTCAACGTGGGGCGGGGCTACGGCCTGGTGGAGGCAGAGGACTGGAGGAGCTATGAGATCAGCACCCTGGGGGTGGAGGTTTGGCACATCCTGGAGTTCGACTACAGCCGTCTGCCGCTGCAAAGCATCGGTCAGTTTCATGAGGGGGACACATACGTGATGAAGTGGAAGTACATGGTCAGCGCTGCAG TTGGAAGGAGACAGAACCCAGAGCAGCAGAAGACAGCGGGGCCCGGGAAGGAGAAGTGCTGCTACTTCTTTTGGCAGGGCCGCAACTCCACCGTCAGCGAGAAAGGAACATCCGCACTGATGACAGTGGAGCTGGACGAGGAGCGGGGAGCACAG GTTCAGGTCCTGCAGGGTAAAGAGCCTCCGTGTTTCCTGCAGTGCTTCAAAGGAGGGATGGTCGTCCACTcagggaggagggaagaggaggaggagaacttGCAAA ATGACTGGCGCCTGTATTGCGTGCGtggagaggtggaggtggagggccACCTGCTGGAGGTGGCCTGTCACTGCAGCAGCCTGCGCTCCAGGGTCTCCATGGTGCTGCTGAGCGTCAGCCAGGCTCTCATCTACCTGTGGCACGGCTGCAAAACTCAGGCACACTCAAAGGAGGTGGCACGCACGGCCGCCAACAAAATCAAAGAGCA tTGTCCTCTGGAAGCAGgcctccacagcagcagcaaggTTACCATCCGGGAATTTGACGAGGGAACGGAGCCCGCGGGATTCTGGGAACCACTTGGGAGGAGAGACCGGAAAGTGTATGACTGCATGCTGCAAG ACCCGGGAAGATTTAACTTCACACCTCGTCTGTACCAGCTGAGCAGCAGCTCGGGGGAGTTTTCAGCTGTAGAGTTTCTTTATCCTGCCAGAGAACCCAAAAAGGTCAACTCCATGCCTTTCCTGCAGGAGGACCTCTATGCAGCTTCACAGCCAG CCCTGTTCCTGGTGGACAACCACCATGAAGTGTATCTGTGGCAGGGCTGGTGGCCTCAGGACAGTGAAAGCACCGGCTCGGCCAGGATGCGCTGGGACTCAGACAGGAAGTGTGCCATGGAGACTGTGCTGCAGTACTGTAGAG AAAAGAACGAGAAGAAGCCTCCCAAAGCGTACCTGATCCACGCCGGTCTGGAGCCGCTCACCTTCACCAACATGTTCCCCAGCTGGGAGCACCGAGAGGACATCGCTGAGATCACGGagagg GAGGCAGAGGTGTGTAACCAGATTATCCTGGTCGAGGACGTGTTGGCCCGGCTGTGTAAGACCATGTACCCCCTGTCAGATCTTTTGGCCCGACCACTGCCAGAGGGAGTGGACCCTCTTCGCCTGGAGGTCTACCTGTCTGATGAGGACTTTGAG AGTGTAGGGGCTTATGGGAAG AAAGCCCTGGAGATGAGCAGAGAGGAGTACGGGGGTTTGCCCGCCTGGAAGCAGGTGAAGTTGAAGAAAGCCAAAGGACTTTTCTAA